CCAAGGACGAACTCAGAAATGGCTGTGTCGCATTGTGTCAGTCAGACAAGGGAAACGGCACCGAGATGCGCGCGATCATTGGAGCGTTGCAGGAGCGCATCGAGCGCGAGGAAGACAGGCTTAGAAACGGAGCAGGAGCAAAGCTATCGGCGCTGGAGAGAGGAAGAGCGAATAAGGCTGGAACAGCGGTTTCTGTTGGGCGCGGATTGTGCGTGGACCAGAATCGAGAAATCAGAAGCATTCTATTGTCGCCGCAACGGTCGTGCGTTCCGCATCGCGCAGGGCAAAGACAAGCGTTGGACCCTGTGTCGGGTTGAAGAAATTGACGACGAGGGCGAGTTGCTCGGCACTTATCAAGGTCGCGGTGATGCGAACAAGGCACTGAAGAAGATTGCTTACGCTCCCCAGTTGCAAAGGTAAGCCCCCTGAAGAGAGTTCACCAAAGCGGAGTCGGTCGAGGTTTGCTAAAGAATGTATGAAAAGCTTATCGTTTTCTGCCGACGTTGATCGAGGGCGCGCTTCTGCCAACCCAGCAGATAAGTATGGTGAAAGGTTATCGAGTCAGCCTGTCGAGAGTTACGTGCCGCCACATCAAAACCAGAGTTGGCGTGCTGGAGGACGGGGTCGTCACAGTCAGTAAAAAGGAGGCGGGCCAGGGGTCGGTGATTTCACTACTTCTTGCCAACGTCTACCTATACTACGTGTTCGATCTGTGGGCCGAGCGCTGGCGACGGCACGAGGCCACGGGTGGGGTGATGATTGTGCGGTATGCTGGTTTCGCGCACGAGGTAGGACGACGCGCGGCGCTTCTGGGACGCGATGCGCAAGCGGTTCGAGGAGTTTGCGCTGTCGTTACAGCTGGAGAAGACTCGACCGCGACCGTCAGCACCACTTTGTGCCCCAAAGCACGCATATTTCGCGGAATGTGGTAGCGTATTCCGCCCTGAGCCCTTCTATTGCAATCTCGACTTCGCTCCGAGGCGTCCGCCGCCCAAAATGTTGAGATAAACCAGAAGCAGCGGCGTTGTTGTGTATCCTTTATCGGCTTTCTTTTTAACTCCCTTCGCCAGTTGGTTTGCGATTGTTTCTCCGAGGTGGGGATCAAAATGCCGAACGCCTTGTTCTGCTTCACACCGATGTTCGTCGCCGCGCTTTCTGCCAGGGTCCAAAATTTCCGTCACTTCGATATCAATTATTTCGCCCGCGTTTTGAATTTGTTCGTCATTCCGTCTTTCCATCTGCTTGCCATCCGAACGAGCTGCGCAGTGCGCCGCTTAGTAAACTCAGCAATGGGAATCGCGTCGAGCAGAAAGCCCGCGTTGCTTTTGTTAAAGAGAGTGGATGACTTAACGAGAGGTGCGAGCGGCCACTGTGGATACGAATTCCTGGGGAGTCTGCCACGAGGTTAGAGCTTCGTGCTCTGCGCTCAGTTCGGCATCGGAAGGCTCGCGGTCAGCGCCGTCCGTCATGCGATTGCTCCATTGGGGTTGTCCCGAATGCGTAATTGAAAGCTTGCTCCGTACCCAGGTTGTCGTTGACGAGGCCACGGACTTTTCGCCCATACAAACTTGCGTGCATGGCCGCGCTATGCGACGATTCCTGGAAATATGAAGCGCATATCGGAAAGGAAGCGGTCGAAGGTCGAATCGTCGTCGGTCAGCATGCGGATGGCTTTTCGGAGGGCCAAGTTGGCATCTCCACGGGCAACGATACGCCGTCTGCGCGATGGCTATATGGATGTCTGCGTCTGTACGCCGCGCGGGCGCGTTCTGCAGTCGGATGAACTGGATGAACTCGAACCGCAACAGGAGATTGACGGCATGGCGAAGGGATAGCAACGCGGCAATCGCGAAGCCAAGAAGCCGAAGAAAGAAAGACTAAGGTGGTAGAAGACTAAGCGCATGAGAACGGACCTGCATCAGCGGCCCGATTTCATTTCGGGCTCGATTTCCAAAGCGCATGAGAGCGGCGCAGCGCGTCCCGGGTGATGTCCCGCCAGGGACGTCGCATCGGCACATAGATGGGAGTAACAGATCGTCGTCGCACATGGCTACCGACCGTGGGCTGGGACCCCGTCTGTCAACCACCGGCGCCTATGACTGAGCCTTGGCCGGTGGTGGGGCAACCGCAGGAGATGAGGTCGTTTGGCCCTGAGGACAAAAACGCCGCCCCCTTAAATAAAGCGAAGGCGGCGGCTTACCAAGCCCGGGAGGGAGACTGTAAAATCCCGATATAGGTTGGTCTCTTCGTGGGGTGCAGAAGTTCATCACGCGAACGAGAGCCAAGTTTAAGGTGGCGCCTGTAGTCCCGGCGAGGTCAACCACCTGTTGATCTCTCCTGCAACATCGATCTGCCTGGCCTTTCGCAAGAGCTCTGCGCGGCGAACGCCAACGGGCAACTCCTTGACCTGTAGACTAGGCGGAGATTGATCGCCTCCTGTGCGAGGCGATATTCGAGTGTCGATGATTGGTGTGAGGGCCGTCGAGCCGCCATGTTTGATGCTCCGCTGCGGGTCAAGCGGGAGCGCAACTTGCGATCACATCACCGTAATTGCTAAGGGCCGCGCGATGGCGGACAGTGCGCCTTTCGGTGCTGGATAGCGAGCACTTGTTTCGGCTCCCGCTAGGAACTATTCAAGTTTCTGCCGCAGGCCGACTGCCGTCATGCGGTGATCGCTTCCGCGCGCGGGCTGGTGTTCGCGACCTATGTCAGGCTCTTAAGGCCAGACGCCGCCAACTGAGGCGGCCTCTCTGCGCTGGTAGGTTTAGGTCGGAGCGCGCAGACCTGGTGAATCCAGCCACTTATTGACGATAACCGAGTTATCGATCCGGCTGGCCATCCGTAGAAGCTCGTCGCGTCGAACGCCATGAGGCATACCCTCAGCCTGCTTGCGCAAGTCAATTGCCTCGTCCTCTAAGCGGTATTGAAATATCGATGATTGCTTGAACATGGTGCTCGCTGTTCGGTTAGGCGGGAGCGCAATTGGCGTTCTCAGCACCGATAGAAGCCATGAGCCGGACGGTGATGGGCGTTGTTAACACTTGTGGCAGACCAGGTCTGAGCAATTTTGACCATCCGCTTGCGCGCACTCGGCGACCGGCCGGCGCGCCCCATAAGAGCACGAGTCGGTTAGAACGGCCCGCCAGGGACGAGAATTTAGTGGTGGCTTGCCTTCAATATGCCGAGGCGTCCGACGCCGGCGGCCTTAAGCGGGCCTCCGCAGGAGGAACCACTGCGCAACGCTTTCGTTGTGTGCTCTCCCAACAGCAAAGGACACGATCATGGACCGCGAACATGTGAAGGGCGCTGCCGACAAGGCAAAAGGCGCCATCAAAGAAGGTGCCGGTAAGCTCACTGGCGACAAGGACATGGAAGCCGAAGGCAAGATCGACAAGGCCAAGGGATCTGCCCACAATGCGGCGGGAGATGTGAAGGATGCAGCGCGGGACGCCGCTGACGCCCTCAAGAAATAAGCAGAAGAGAAGACAAAAACTAGCCGCCTCCGGGCGGCCCTCTCTTTTCTGGTGGGGAGACGGCTTCTTGGATCTTTTGATTCCGAAATGGCGCGAGGCTTGGAAAGGCCCGTCCTCGCCCCGAACCTCAATTTTCGTGTGCGCCGGCCGTTCGCTGCTCTTCCTTACTGAGGTTTTCAGCCACCAAGCGTGAGGGAGCGTTTGCATCCTATAGGAGCAGCTAGTCAATGCTTGCGTTCGCCGCCACGAACTCTGCTCAGGAAGATTCGAATGCGGAGGGAGCGTTGGATTGGTGATCGGCGCTTTGGCGTCAATTACTTTGATGGCACGTATCTGCACGCAGATCCTTTCAAACGCCTCGATTGACCTGCAAGGTGTGCCGATATCCGATCCGTCTCTGCTTATGATCTCGGAGAACAGCCCGCATATGTGAGCGCTAGGCCGCTCTAACGCTGCTGGTACGCCCTAAGCGTACGGTGGCACGTTCACTAGCGTACCTATCAGGCGCAGAAGGGCCTGGTGCTCGGGTCCTTTCGGCTCACTTCGCAAGAAATCGCCGAGTTCAATGTGTGTCAGTCGGCCGCCAGAAGGCGCATTTGGCTGATGAATGATGAAAGCATGGCCATTGGCCGGCTCGCGTCCCAGAAACCAAGCGTCGCCGTTGGTATCACGATATAGCTCACGTCGTTCGCTCATCTGACGCTCCTTGTGGGCTAAACCTTCAAAATACATCTGGTCAGTTTCCCCGATCGCAGATCGCGGCGGCGGAGAAGCGCCTGCGTATCAGCTAAGCCCGATTCCTCTGCTTACCTCGCGGGCTTCTCCTGGCGCGAGCCCAACAGTCAGGCCGAGCGCTGCAGCTTGCTCCCGGGCGGTGCCCCCGCGATCGATTAGTTTGGCGGTCCATCCCTCCGGGATGGCATCCAAGACGAGCTGAACGGCCTCTTCTTCCGTACCGGCTGCTAACCAAAACCGGCACTCGCCATCGTCAGTAGTGACCTGCAGAAGATGCGCTTCCATGCATGTGAATAGCCAAAGCCATACTTTGTTGCTATCCCCCTACTCGCACCGCACGTCCTAGGGCGGCTCTGCCTACGTGAGCCACGGTGGCGGCTTCCAGGGATCGAGCCCAGGAAGCACCGCGGCGGCATTAACGAGACGTTCCACAAGGTCCGCGCCGGCTTCGAGGCGGCATGGCAGAGGTGGCTGGCAACGCGGTCCGAGATCGATTACGAGGCTGGCGCAGCTAGTGCGACTGGACCGCCTGGAAGAACTGCATGCACAGGCTGGCTCTGCCGTTGCCGACTCAACGGCCGGACGGGAACGCCCGCTGCTTTTGCGGTGAGATGGTCACCATCCGCACTCTGGATGGCCTGCTGAGGCCGCGCTGAGGAACCGGCAAAAGAGGTTTGTGATCGATGGCGAGGCCGTGATCCTGAGTTTGCCGCCCTTGGCTCCGGAATGACGCCTAGTTGGTTCTCCAACCGTACAGGTCGGCCCAGAGCGGTTCGGACTTGTCGAGGAAATCGGTGAAAGCGGCGCTCTCGAGAACTTCAATCTCGCGGGGCTCGTTGTTGTGAAGTTGTGCTGGTAGCTGAGCCGGCCACTGACCACTGCGAAGCGGACAGCGAGCTCGCCGAGAAACGCTTGTTGCCCTGGCGTAAGGCGGGGCCCACGCTGATGCAGCATCAAAGCCGGTCACTTCAGCGAACGTGGGCAGCCGGCCATCCGGCGACACGGGAAGCGGAAGGTGAGCGACATTGAGCATGTCACTCAGAAGGTTAAGGGTGCTTTCTATTTTGGTTTGCCCGCGACGTGGGAGCACGACGAACCTGTTTCTGTTTTTTTAAACGAACTGGGCCATCGGGCTTGCGAAGACAGGGGAGGCGAGTTTCGCCAGAATTTGTCTGACGCTCCACGAGACGGTCCGCCTGCGCGAGCTCCTGGTTTATTGGATGGCTCCACCCCTTGAAAGGCGCCCGGGAGCATCTAGATACATCCACACACCATCCAGACGGATGGTGCAGGGATGTTTCACTATGGCCGGAAATACACACGAGCTGCGACCCAAGGCCCCCGACACCGAGAAGATCACGATCAACCTTGGCTATGTCGACCTCGGTCATGTCGATCTCATGGTGCAGGAAGGGTTCTATTCGAACAGGACCGATTTCATCCGGACAGCAATCCGGAACCAGCTCGAGCGACACGTAGAGGTCGTCAGACAATCCACGGCCCGGAAGAACTTGGACCTCGGGCTGCGCAACTACACACGCGAGGATCTCGAAGCGGCGCGGCGCGCCGGCGAGATGCTGCAGATCAATGTTTTGGGCTTAGCCACCATCGCCCAAGACGTCACTCCCGAGTTGGCGCGCGCCACAATCGCGTCGGTCTCGGTGCTGGGGGCGCTTCACGCCAGTCCCGCGGTCAAGGCCGCTCTCGCCGACAGAATGAGGTGAACGATGCTGAATCAAGACATAGTCCGCGAAGCAACCCGCCTCACGCGTGCCGGCCAACTGGTCGAGGCCACCGCGCTGCTGCAGCGCATGCTGCAGGGCGATAGCGCTCCAAGACCGGAGTCGCGCAGCGCCTCTCAGGCTCCGCTCTCGCGGCTCGATCCGCTTACCATCGACGCCACGGCCGACGTCGTCGAGGAGCGGGAAGCTCCGCAGGCCTCGTCGGCCCGCGCTGGTCAGGGACGCAGACGTTCCTTATCGCTCGACGGAATGCGGAATTTTTCCCGGCTCGGCCTGCGAAGTCCGATTACGCGCGCTCCTCTGTCGCCATCGGACATCGTGCCCGAGGGCACACGGTTTATCGCCGGTACCTTCAGTAACGCCGCAGGAAGCCGGACCTACAAGCTGTTCATCCCGAGCCGCTGCCAGGGACAACGGCTTCCCCTGATCGTCATGCTTCATGGCTGCACCCAGTCGCCCGACGATTTCGCGGCCGGCACCCGGATGAACTTCCCGGCAGAAGAGCAGAATTGCTTCGTGGCCTATCCTGAGCAGCCGAGCGGAGCCAACCAGTCGAAGTGCTGGAACTGGTTTCGCACGAGCGACCAGCGCCGCGGCGGGGGCGAGCCCTCGATGATCGCCGGCATTACCCGCCAGATCATGCACGACCATTTGATTGATCCGAAGCGCGTATATGTCGCGGGTCTGTCGGCCGGCGGCGCCGCCGCCGCGATCATGGGCGCAACGTATAGCGATCTGTACGCGGCCGTCGGTATTCATTCAGGCCTCCCGTGCGGGGCCGCCAGCGACCTTCCCTCCGCGTTCGTCGCCATGCGGCAGGGAGGCGGCTCCAAGGCAATTGCGGACGGCAAAACTTCTGTGCCGACCATCGTTTTCCATGGCAATCACGACACTACGGTGCATCCAAAGAATGGCGATCAGATTATCGAGCAGTCCGCCAGGGCGACGACGCCGACGACGAAGGTACTTCGCGGACGCGTACCCCACGGCCATGCCTATACTCGCACCGTCCTGATCGACGGGGCCGGTCGGGCGATCTCGGAACACTGGAACATCGATGGCGCCGGACACGCGTGGTCAGGCGGCAGCCCTGCCGGGTCCTACACTGACCCGCAAGGGCCGGATGCCACGAGGGAAATGCTGCGCTTCTTCCTCGAGCATTCGCTCGGTGGGTAGTCTGGCTTCACGGGGCGGCTCAGAGAACGAGCGATTTATCTTAGTTCATGCGACCAACAGTGGACGGGCTTGGAACGCCACGTCACAAAGCCTGTTGTCCTTTCAGAAATGACCGTTGTGGTCGCACCCCCATTTTCTTGGAGCGTCAGATGAGCAAACGCAAAGCGGCGACAGCGGCAAAGCGCGCCCGCAACCCGAAAATGGCCGCGCGGGCCCAACGGAACAAGCAGGCCATTGTTAGAAGCCCGAAAGACAATTCACTTCACTCTGCTGCGGCAGACTCGGTCGAACCGCCTCCTGAGCTTCATGATGATCCTAAACACCAGGTTCCCATCATTGAGCCTGAGGCGGATGCCTTAGTAGGTGACCGCAGCCAGAGAATGACGGATAGCGATCCAACGAAAGGCTTTGCTCTACCGACAGCAAACATGCAGGCGTATCAAGCGAAGCTTCTTGAGATAGCCGGGGCCAACGCGCAATTCGCTTTTGAATTCAGCCTGAGACTTGCGACGATCAGGTCACCAACTGAATTTTTTGGCGTCATTACGGAGTTTACGAGGAGACGGGTCGATATGTTCGCGCAGCATTCGAAAGAACTGGCGGCATATCCGTTCTTGCGGATCAAGCCGCCCCGAGAAGTCACGGCTCTGCCGGGACGATAACTGCAAGCCTTACCCGCTGCGGCAAAGGATGGACGCAAACGCGGATCAAGCACGCGGGTCACGGTTGCTGCTTTCGGCTAGGGAGCGCGACTCACAACGAGGGAGCGGGATCAGCGCCGGCCATTTTGGTGCCGATCTTTGTCTTGACCGCAATTTCTGCGTGAGGGGCCATCAAACCGCAGTCAGGGGCAAGTGCCTTGCCTTGCGACGCCGCTCTTCAGATGGGCCCATCAAATTGGAACACGCCAAGGATGTCGGGCTCGATTTGCTTCCCTGGCAACCCGCGATTTCTGCGCTGTACCCCAAGAGTTAGCGGACCGAGGCTGCTGGCGCGAGTTGAGGACCCTGCCATCTCCGGGACGCGGGTTCGGAATCAGGTTTGTTCGGAAGATCGGCGGAAGCTGGTGCAAGACGGCGCCTGCGGGTTTTTGCGAATACTTAGCAGGCGGTGCACGCCTACATCTGATCGCGTCGGCGCTCTCGCAGCCTCTGAAAAACCTTCCCGACATGGCGACGAACGTGTCAATGGCGTCGGCGACGCATCGCGGCGGCCGTCCGATATTCCGGATAACTCCGCCGGTGTGTTTTCTCGCTGAGCCGCCCCTCGAGAAAGGCGCGCGCATAGATGCCGGGCGAACTGTGGCCCTGAACCAGGATCAGATCGCCGCCATGGTTCTCCGAAGCTGCCAGGCGGTTCGAGCGCGACGCGCCCATCCTTGACGAGCAGACGACGTCTGTTCTGCTGGCTTATGCATGGCCGGGAAATGTGCGCGAGCTTCGCAATGCCGCCGACCGTTTCGTGTTGGGTGTGCTCGACGGCAAGACGATCAACAAATCCGGCCTTGGCGGCGCGGACGTCTCGTTGCCTCGCCAGCTCGAGAACATCGAACGATTGATCATCGAGGATGCATTGCGCCGCAAGCAGGGCGACGTCCAGGCAACAGCTGCGCTGCTCGGCCTCCCCAAGCAGACCTTGTACGACAAGATCAAGCGTCTTGGGGTGAACGTCGACGGCATCAAGGAAGGTTCGAGTCTCCGCCGGGGATTGTGTTCGAGTACGGACGCCGGGATGACGTGCCGCCGACGTTACCCGCCATCTTGAAGGCCGCGGGACAGACGCGGCGCCGGACCAGGAAACGCACTCCCTGAGATCCCCACGAACTGCCTCAGGCGACAGATCGAATAAGATAAGACGTAGCCGAGTTCCGGGCACCCCTGACCGAGGTCGCACAGTCCGAAGAGGCGATCGGGCTCGTTTGGGTCGACTTCAGTGATGAGCCACGCGGCTTGAGCCGGTGTGAAAAATTTCGCAACTGGTACGTGGCACCGCCGTTGATTGCGTTCACCAAGAGTTGGACGCGGTCTGCCACCGTGAGGAGATCGACGTTGGACATCAAGCCGCTCCCAGTCAGAGCGTTTGAGTAAATCGACGATTGGATATGTCGCACAATTCATTGGTACAAAGGGCAAATTGGTCGGTCTGGTAAGTGACTTTTGCTACTCTCGATCGGTCGCTCCCTCGGGGGCACCCCGTCGTCTGATCTCGTCCTCGATTTCTTCAAGAAAATCGAGGATCTCGGGAACGTCCATGTCCTCAAGCGCGTCGAGCTTATAACGCTCCAC
This genomic stretch from Bradyrhizobium daqingense harbors:
- a CDS encoding extracellular catalytic domain type 1 short-chain-length polyhydroxyalkanoate depolymerase, coding for MLNQDIVREATRLTRAGQLVEATALLQRMLQGDSAPRPESRSASQAPLSRLDPLTIDATADVVEEREAPQASSARAGQGRRRSLSLDGMRNFSRLGLRSPITRAPLSPSDIVPEGTRFIAGTFSNAAGSRTYKLFIPSRCQGQRLPLIVMLHGCTQSPDDFAAGTRMNFPAEEQNCFVAYPEQPSGANQSKCWNWFRTSDQRRGGGEPSMIAGITRQIMHDHLIDPKRVYVAGLSAGGAAAAIMGATYSDLYAAVGIHSGLPCGAASDLPSAFVAMRQGGGSKAIADGKTSVPTIVFHGNHDTTVHPKNGDQIIEQSARATTPTTKVLRGRVPHGHAYTRTVLIDGAGRAISEHWNIDGAGHAWSGGSPAGSYTDPQGPDATREMLRFFLEHSLGG
- a CDS encoding phasin family protein; this translates as MSKRKAATAAKRARNPKMAARAQRNKQAIVRSPKDNSLHSAAADSVEPPPELHDDPKHQVPIIEPEADALVGDRSQRMTDSDPTKGFALPTANMQAYQAKLLEIAGANAQFAFEFSLRLATIRSPTEFFGVITEFTRRRVDMFAQHSKELAAYPFLRIKPPREVTALPGR
- a CDS encoding helix-turn-helix domain-containing protein, yielding MRELRNAADRFVLGVLDGKTINKSGLGGADVSLPRQLENIERLIIEDALRRKQGDVQATAALLGLPKQTLYDKIKRLGVNVDGIKEGSSLRRGLCSSTDAGMTCRRRYPPS
- a CDS encoding CopG family transcriptional regulator, which produces MAGNTHELRPKAPDTEKITINLGYVDLGHVDLMVQEGFYSNRTDFIRTAIRNQLERHVEVVRQSTARKNLDLGLRNYTREDLEAARRAGEMLQINVLGLATIAQDVTPELARATIASVSVLGALHASPAVKAALADRMR
- a CDS encoding DUF2958 domain-containing protein, translated to MNCATYPIVDLLKRSDWERLDVQRRSPHGGRPRPTLGERNQRRCHVPVAKFFTPAQAAWLITEVDPNEPDRLFGLCDLGQGCPELGYVLSYSICRLRQFVGISGSAFPGPAPRLSRGLQDGG
- a CDS encoding CsbD family protein, which produces MDREHVKGAADKAKGAIKEGAGKLTGDKDMEAEGKIDKAKGSAHNAAGDVKDAARDAADALKK